A genomic window from Aquitalea aquatilis includes:
- a CDS encoding tetratricopeptide repeat protein: protein MGFFTWEDTVMGLSALAMQAATLLAEQNLPAALQAAQRCLQAEPGNAPMWNLLGVCAARLGQGDLALQCWQQALRLDAAAADVHYNLGCLHDERGEAALAEQYFLAELAADPQHQDSLYRLALRYQQDGRVAQEEACWRRLLRVQPDHVVALHDLLLLCQRQRRWRVAARLLQRALRLPQLTSAEAAALAAACLQQGMASAAMRLLQHNVPLEQADASQAAIWALACSELRQAGRAEAAWRQAVASQPQQPRHVQNLGYLLLVQRRWHEGWQAHEARLLRPPVELGLPSLASPRWQGEPLAGKHLLVWLEQGLGDALQFCRYLPQLQAERLTVVCRPELIRLLHSMALGCPALFLSLTSLDMALPAHDCHVFSMSLPGLLQPDPAATPPAGFTLPPSPRLPARQRKLRLGLVWRGHARHPFDHHRSLPALRLLTPLLQLPHIEWLSLQLPVNATEQTWLGQWPQLLAGEDGLADLADTAGVLAQLDGLVTVDTALAHLAGCLGLPCWLLLSASHTDWRWGWEGESTPWYPALRLYRQQQAGDWPGLLARLAADLAALA from the coding sequence ATGGGATTTTTTACTTGGGAGGACACGGTGATGGGCTTGTCGGCACTGGCCATGCAGGCGGCTACCTTGCTGGCCGAGCAGAATCTGCCCGCTGCCTTGCAGGCGGCGCAGCGTTGTTTGCAGGCAGAGCCGGGCAATGCGCCGATGTGGAATCTGCTGGGCGTCTGTGCGGCCAGGCTGGGGCAGGGCGATCTCGCGCTGCAATGCTGGCAGCAGGCGCTGCGGCTGGATGCTGCCGCGGCGGATGTCCATTACAACCTGGGCTGCCTGCACGACGAGCGTGGCGAAGCCGCCCTGGCCGAGCAGTATTTCCTGGCCGAACTGGCCGCTGACCCGCAACACCAGGACAGCCTGTACCGGCTGGCGCTGCGCTATCAGCAAGATGGCCGCGTTGCGCAGGAGGAAGCTTGCTGGCGCCGTTTGTTGCGTGTGCAGCCCGATCATGTGGTGGCGCTGCACGATCTGCTGTTGTTGTGCCAGCGGCAGCGGCGCTGGCGGGTAGCGGCGCGCTTGTTGCAGCGGGCATTGCGTTTGCCGCAGTTGACGAGCGCCGAGGCGGCGGCACTGGCGGCGGCCTGTCTGCAGCAGGGCATGGCCAGCGCAGCCATGCGCTTGCTACAGCACAATGTGCCGCTTGAGCAGGCGGATGCCAGCCAGGCGGCGATCTGGGCGCTGGCCTGTAGCGAGCTGCGTCAGGCAGGCCGGGCCGAAGCCGCCTGGCGTCAGGCGGTGGCCAGCCAGCCGCAACAGCCACGGCATGTGCAGAACCTGGGCTATCTGCTGCTGGTGCAGCGGCGCTGGCATGAGGGCTGGCAGGCACACGAAGCGCGCTTGCTGCGCCCGCCGGTCGAGCTTGGCCTGCCAAGTCTTGCCTCGCCACGCTGGCAGGGCGAGCCGCTGGCCGGGAAGCATTTGCTGGTGTGGCTGGAGCAGGGGCTGGGCGATGCGCTGCAGTTTTGCCGCTATCTGCCCCAGTTGCAGGCCGAGCGTCTGACCGTGGTGTGCCGGCCAGAGCTGATCCGCCTGTTGCACAGCATGGCGCTGGGCTGTCCGGCGCTATTTCTGTCGCTCACCAGTCTGGACATGGCCTTGCCCGCGCACGACTGCCACGTTTTTTCCATGAGCCTGCCCGGGTTGTTGCAGCCTGATCCGGCCGCCACGCCGCCAGCAGGCTTTACCCTGCCGCCATCACCCAGGCTGCCAGCCAGACAGCGCAAGCTGCGGCTGGGGCTGGTATGGCGTGGCCATGCCCGTCATCCCTTCGATCATCACCGTTCGCTGCCGGCTCTCCGCCTGCTGACACCGCTATTGCAACTGCCGCATATCGAGTGGCTCAGCCTGCAACTGCCGGTGAACGCCACCGAACAGACATGGCTGGGCCAATGGCCGCAGCTGCTGGCTGGCGAGGACGGGCTGGCTGATCTGGCGGATACGGCGGGCGTACTGGCGCAACTGGACGGGCTGGTGACGGTGGACACTGCGCTGGCGCATCTGGCCGGTTGCCTGGGCCTGCCGTGCTGGCTGTTGCTGTCGGCCAGCCATACCGACTGGCGCTGGGGCTGGGAAGGGGAGAGCACACCGTGGTATCCGGCGCTGCGCTTGTACCGCCAGCAGCAGGCGGGCGACTGGCCGGGCCTGCTGGCCCGGCTGGCTGCCGATCTGGCGGCGCTGGCTTAG
- a CDS encoding methyl-accepting chemotaxis protein, with product MKSLRSKLIAFNALLMALFGLVLVLIVFIQMRGEILSGLNHEFDSALKGQSSVVKTWLDEKKQEIAAQASVASEADALRFLKVGAKAGFNVNYAGFADGHSLFSDDWSAPADYKVAERDWYKQAMAAGKPIVTEPYVDEASKKLTITVAAPISHGGSQVGVVGGDVFVDSLVKSVLSLQIRGNGYAFIVDSKGKLLAHPQAALTLKPISQLAPELTADKLAELAGSASLQQMRMGEQDMLLSVQRIPDSDWLIGLATHKDDILAPLNTLLLTVAGLSALVFALLIPLAGFLLRRMLGGLVALKAAMEDIAHGDGDLTLRLKDEGQDEIAATARAFNQFVTQLATLFRGLRDNAGGVVDGVGQVSGQVLDVADSARRISDMSSSNAATLEQITVSIAHIADNAREADQLATATGTGLESGAQGLLCLADGMESTVQSVRSLETMLAALEQRSQQISGITEVIRDIADQTNLLALNAAIEAARAGEQGRGFAVVADEVRKLAERTAQATVQIAGMVSAIRSETGKAVGDVQQTVTVVNDGVVLTQQAVATIQSIRHSMLEVVSKMSEISHSTQEQHNASTLIAQSSEQINSRVLENDEMLQQASTTLQSLAGRAGQMNGEFAKFHL from the coding sequence ATGAAATCTTTGCGAAGCAAGCTGATTGCCTTCAACGCCTTGCTGATGGCGCTGTTTGGCCTGGTGCTGGTGTTGATTGTGTTCATCCAGATGCGCGGCGAAATTCTCAGCGGACTGAATCACGAGTTTGACTCTGCGCTCAAGGGGCAGAGCAGTGTGGTGAAAACCTGGCTGGATGAGAAAAAGCAGGAAATTGCCGCCCAGGCCAGCGTGGCGAGTGAGGCGGATGCCCTGCGTTTTCTCAAGGTCGGTGCCAAGGCCGGTTTCAATGTGAACTACGCCGGTTTTGCCGATGGCCATTCGCTGTTTTCCGACGACTGGAGCGCACCGGCCGACTACAAGGTGGCCGAGCGCGACTGGTATAAGCAGGCCATGGCCGCCGGCAAGCCGATTGTGACCGAGCCCTATGTCGATGAAGCCAGCAAGAAACTCACCATTACCGTGGCCGCTCCCATCAGCCATGGCGGCAGCCAGGTCGGCGTGGTGGGTGGCGATGTCTTTGTCGATAGCCTGGTCAAATCGGTGCTGTCGCTGCAGATTCGTGGCAATGGCTATGCCTTCATCGTGGACAGCAAGGGCAAGCTGCTGGCGCATCCGCAGGCGGCGCTCACGCTCAAGCCCATCAGCCAGCTGGCACCGGAGCTGACGGCAGACAAGCTGGCCGAGCTGGCCGGTTCGGCCAGCCTGCAGCAGATGCGCATGGGCGAGCAGGACATGCTGCTCTCCGTGCAGCGCATTCCGGACAGTGACTGGCTGATCGGGTTGGCCACGCACAAGGATGACATCCTGGCGCCGCTCAATACCCTGCTGCTGACCGTGGCTGGCTTGAGCGCGCTGGTGTTTGCCCTGCTGATTCCGCTGGCCGGATTCTTGCTGCGGCGCATGCTGGGCGGGCTGGTGGCACTGAAAGCCGCCATGGAAGACATTGCGCATGGTGATGGCGATCTTACCCTGCGGCTGAAGGACGAAGGGCAGGATGAAATCGCCGCCACCGCGCGCGCTTTCAATCAGTTCGTCACGCAGCTGGCAACGCTGTTCCGTGGTCTGCGCGACAACGCTGGCGGCGTGGTGGACGGCGTCGGCCAGGTGTCTGGCCAGGTGCTGGATGTAGCAGACAGCGCGCGCCGTATTTCGGACATGTCTTCGTCCAATGCGGCGACGCTGGAGCAGATCACCGTCAGCATTGCCCATATTGCAGACAATGCGCGTGAGGCCGATCAGCTGGCCACCGCCACTGGCACCGGGCTGGAGTCTGGCGCGCAAGGCCTGCTGTGTCTGGCCGATGGCATGGAAAGTACGGTGCAGTCGGTCAGATCGCTGGAAACCATGCTGGCCGCGCTGGAGCAGCGCTCGCAGCAGATCTCCGGCATCACCGAGGTGATACGCGACATCGCCGACCAGACCAATCTGCTGGCCCTCAACGCTGCCATCGAGGCTGCACGCGCTGGTGAGCAGGGGCGCGGCTTTGCCGTGGTGGCCGACGAGGTGCGCAAACTGGCCGAGCGCACGGCCCAGGCCACGGTGCAGATTGCCGGCATGGTCAGTGCCATTCGCAGCGAAACCGGCAAGGCCGTGGGCGATGTGCAGCAGACGGTGACCGTGGTGAACGATGGCGTGGTGCTGACCCAGCAGGCGGTGGCCACCATTCAGTCCATTCGTCACTCCATGCTGGAAGTGGTCAGCAAAATGTCGGAGATTTCCCACTCCACCCAGGAGCAGCACAATGCCAGCACGCTGATTGCGCAAAGCTCGGAGCAGATCAACAGCCGGGTGCTGGAGAATGACGAAATGCTGCAACAGGCCAGCACCACCTTGCAGAGCCTGGCAGGCCGGGCTGGGCAGATGAATGGCGAGTTTGCCAAGTTCCACCTGTAA